The Comamonas sp. GB3 AK4-5 genome includes a region encoding these proteins:
- a CDS encoding DUF3987 domain-containing protein, with product MNTILPLYPTNCLHDLGSDFADCVARTAQAKDALVGPVVLAAMAAAVQGVLDICTPFHQVMPTSLYVSVIAGSGLRKSTVVQFAFQGFREFEARFDGRISGKVDFDCVGAHPYVWEDASESGITGLFGNGAKAAAMVMDEGGMLEARLNNQAMCKRFDGTPLRVIRKDQITQIRDTRTTFCMTVQDAVFDQLLKGKEGSLMVASGLMARNLISYATHAAPHLSFSRTAQNPNEHGFHDRVRELMRDYSMILRTSGQRAQIRLSPEAEQLWREADTYWKALPSTDEAWKGMDSFAQRAGEQALRIAAVLQWFTDPQLFIEHRYMESAVTLVEWHLEQALAGFGAPSQEALQIQLGNDLYAYLVGKWKTVKQGAFMRVDLLRKGPASLRKAAHLDFAIDQLLLEGKVSLHPADTRKQLLLNITPELMNQLIPKQHVPGLSLRKFLK from the coding sequence ATGAACACGATACTTCCTCTTTACCCTACCAACTGCTTACATGATCTTGGTAGCGACTTTGCTGACTGTGTCGCTCGCACTGCGCAAGCCAAGGATGCGCTCGTCGGCCCTGTGGTGCTTGCTGCCATGGCGGCAGCTGTCCAAGGTGTGTTGGATATCTGCACGCCTTTTCATCAGGTGATGCCGACCAGCCTGTACGTGTCCGTGATCGCTGGGTCTGGGCTGCGCAAGTCCACCGTTGTGCAATTCGCTTTCCAGGGCTTTCGTGAATTTGAAGCTCGCTTTGATGGTCGTATCTCAGGCAAGGTCGATTTCGACTGCGTTGGCGCCCACCCTTACGTCTGGGAGGATGCTTCTGAAAGCGGTATTACCGGCCTGTTTGGCAATGGAGCGAAGGCGGCTGCGATGGTGATGGATGAAGGTGGGATGCTGGAGGCGCGACTCAACAACCAAGCCATGTGCAAGCGCTTTGATGGCACCCCGCTGCGTGTAATTCGCAAGGATCAGATCACGCAGATTCGCGATACGCGCACCACCTTTTGCATGACGGTGCAGGATGCAGTGTTTGATCAGTTGCTCAAAGGCAAAGAAGGCTCTTTGATGGTGGCTTCGGGCTTGATGGCTCGCAACCTGATTTCCTACGCTACGCATGCTGCGCCGCATCTGAGCTTCAGCCGCACTGCCCAAAATCCGAACGAACATGGCTTCCATGATCGTGTGCGTGAGTTGATGCGCGACTACAGCATGATATTGCGTACATCGGGCCAGAGGGCTCAGATACGTCTGAGCCCTGAAGCCGAGCAGCTTTGGCGTGAGGCAGACACATACTGGAAGGCTTTGCCCAGCACGGATGAGGCTTGGAAAGGCATGGACTCGTTTGCACAAAGAGCTGGTGAGCAAGCTCTGCGCATCGCAGCCGTTTTGCAGTGGTTCACGGATCCTCAGCTTTTCATTGAACACCGCTATATGGAGTCTGCTGTGACGCTGGTGGAGTGGCACCTGGAGCAGGCCTTGGCGGGATTTGGCGCACCTTCGCAGGAGGCGCTGCAAATCCAACTGGGCAATGATCTGTATGCCTACCTAGTAGGCAAATGGAAGACTGTGAAGCAGGGCGCTTTTATGCGCGTCGATTTGCTGCGCAAAGGGCCTGCAAGTCTGCGCAAGGCTGCACACCTGGACTTTGCGATTGATCAGTTGCTGCTTGAGGGGAAGGTTTCGCTGCATCCTGCAGACACACGCAAGCAACTGCTTCTGAACATCACGCCGGAGCTCATGAATCAGCTTATCCCGAAGCAGCACGTGCCGGGTTTATCGCTTCGTAAGTTCCTGAAATAA
- a CDS encoding inovirus-type Gp2 protein — MRKYDILAGDAVAKYLSNQYLSSKREESIYDSDNSILSNSIKDLLEWCVRTPHVFPFHRKEKYRKYKSALLKYQKALCECVSEVFSNLISEADCVEYFYLKVNPDAKIVLEGIKLWLKKKEESDEYLFSLLYQFDYNAYLLQSEKDKARVKKALNGLSAYLRKKLMQSGHKEKVHSFKRNSTECYKQVLQVCQQAWEAYSSILLIRLDWGYRVKVPDMRGIFTSAQDYEMRFKQVSEYRAKMLKALRKMYGNDLAFFVWKIECAPFKGLHIHWMIGLNGAKHQDRINVPKAIANKWDEIVGDPEAYTWNLSAEQKHEEAILRVIDYNDPLLWRIVGGYADYLTKVDYLVRLRTPKGMRSFGCTKLKPAIKPKKGPKRGKPMPALDPWAVRRPLNELSTEMGWQGYKA, encoded by the coding sequence ATGCGTAAGTATGATATTCTGGCAGGCGATGCCGTAGCCAAGTACTTGAGTAATCAATACCTTTCGAGCAAACGGGAAGAGTCTATTTATGACTCTGATAATTCAATCCTTTCGAATTCCATTAAGGATCTTCTTGAGTGGTGTGTCAGAACACCACACGTCTTTCCTTTTCATCGCAAGGAGAAATATCGTAAATATAAAAGTGCACTTCTGAAATATCAGAAGGCACTGTGTGAGTGCGTCTCCGAAGTATTCTCGAATCTAATCAGTGAAGCTGACTGTGTAGAGTATTTTTACTTGAAAGTAAACCCTGATGCAAAAATAGTTCTTGAAGGGATTAAGTTGTGGCTTAAGAAGAAAGAAGAGAGCGACGAATACTTGTTTTCGCTTCTGTATCAATTTGACTATAACGCTTATCTGCTGCAGTCTGAAAAAGATAAGGCGCGTGTGAAGAAAGCTCTGAATGGGCTTTCGGCTTACTTGCGCAAGAAATTGATGCAATCAGGCCATAAAGAGAAGGTGCATAGCTTTAAGAGAAACTCGACCGAATGCTACAAGCAAGTGCTGCAGGTATGCCAGCAAGCATGGGAGGCGTATAGCTCGATACTGCTGATCCGCCTGGATTGGGGTTACCGTGTCAAGGTGCCAGACATGCGGGGGATTTTTACATCTGCACAAGACTATGAAATGCGCTTCAAGCAGGTGAGTGAATATCGCGCCAAGATGCTGAAAGCTCTTCGCAAAATGTATGGAAATGATCTTGCTTTCTTTGTCTGGAAGATTGAATGTGCGCCTTTCAAGGGATTGCACATTCACTGGATGATTGGACTCAATGGTGCAAAGCATCAGGACCGTATCAATGTTCCCAAAGCCATTGCGAACAAATGGGATGAGATTGTTGGTGATCCGGAGGCCTACACCTGGAATCTCAGCGCTGAACAAAAGCACGAGGAAGCCATTTTGCGGGTGATCGACTACAACGATCCGCTGCTGTGGCGGATCGTGGGTGGCTATGCCGACTACCTGACCAAGGTGGACTACCTAGTACGTCTCAGGACGCCCAAGGGCATGCGTAGTTTTGGTTGCACCAAGCTGAAGCCAGCCATCAAGCCCAAGAAGGGCCCCAAGCGTGGCAAACCGATGCCTGCGCTGGACCCTTGGGCCGTGCGTCGCCCATTGAATGAACTCAGTACCGAAATGGGCTGGCAAGGATACAAAGCATGA
- a CDS encoding helix-turn-helix transcriptional regulator: MASINGVMPTAVALASSAAVALRSKSPAPANTQQTVAALSKTSEIASTKKDPKAIIRLNTLLALVGMSRSTVYNRISPNSKYYDPMFPKPVRLGAKAVGWILADVYAYIEHLRHGASAC, from the coding sequence ATGGCATCCATCAATGGCGTTATGCCCACTGCTGTCGCACTCGCAAGTTCGGCGGCTGTGGCTCTCCGTTCGAAGAGCCCTGCACCTGCGAATACGCAGCAGACAGTTGCTGCGCTCTCTAAGACCAGTGAGATTGCCTCAACCAAGAAGGACCCGAAAGCCATCATTCGTCTGAACACGTTGCTTGCCTTAGTGGGGATGTCTCGCTCCACGGTCTACAACCGAATCAGCCCCAATTCCAAGTACTACGACCCGATGTTTCCCAAGCCGGTGCGTCTTGGTGCCAAGGCGGTTGGCTGGATTTTGGCAGATGTATATGCCTATATCGAGCATCTGCGTCATGGTGCTAGCGCTTGCTGA